The Syngnathus scovelli strain Florida chromosome 11, RoL_Ssco_1.2, whole genome shotgun sequence region AAACAGAAGGCTCAATCCCTAATGGTAACATCTGGCAAGGGGTTGTGTTACTAGTACAGCTgagaccccccccaaaaaaataattaagtgTGATGCTTTTGAATGAATGTTAGCTCCTGACACACCAAAGTGTGATACCACACGTGTGCATGTTGGAAATTGATGTTTTaagaggatgaagaagaagGACATAAGAAGAGAAAGTCAATCGCCATGAGCAGATCAAGAGTACAGGACATAGGGGGAAGGAAATGCTACACCACAATGCTGGTTGATTAGATTTCATAAGACAAATATAGACACAGGCCATTTCCAACACACAATGCCAGACCTCTGTGGTAGAAGGCTTGCAGGATCggataaaggaaaaaaaaaatgctaatgaaAAGGTCAGTTACATTTGTTACAAGAACAGAAATGGAATAGGATAGTTATTTTTGTCCAAATGCTCCAGAGGAAACCCAACACTTATATTTACTCAGAAACAGTGATAAGTAAATTCTCTATTAAATctctttaaaatgaaaatactgTGTACGATATGAGAGTTTGCACCAGAGCTGATCAATATCGTGCCACACCCAGTTACCACTGAGCATGCTCAGAATGATGTCAACTTTATAATGGAATGATAGCCCAATTAAAATGTCTATAGAGCACACAGCCCTCACTTCAGAGGACGGTAAAGCCACAACTCAGATCAACCCATTAACCCCAGCAAAAAGTCGAAATGATCGATAATATCCGGAACACATGCGCTTGTGGAGTCTCACTTTAAAAGTAGTCTTCAGTACATCCCAAATGAAAATGCTCTTCACATTCATTTGTGATAAGAATCACAAAACGTGGTGTGAATTCAACTTTATCTGTTCTAATCGGCACGCATTTATCTCCAAACAGTGATATTATATTCCTAAGTGATCCGTGTTCATTCCTTCTGATGTATTTGACTGGTGCGGCTTACTGGATGTAAAGCATAAAAGCTATTGAAtaactgcagagtcatggcgctGCCACAGACGCCCAAGACGTCAATTAAGTATTGAATTACTGTAAAAGGAGAGGCAgtggaaaaagagagagagcgagggagatAAGTGGAtgtaaaaaatgaaagaaacagGACTGAACTCAGATTGTCTCATTAAGACATCAgcatgaaattttgaaaaatgtaaaatgcATTACAAGCTGAAAGCATGTGTGGAATATGGATGAAGGAATTAAAATGGGCTGTGCCCACCCGCCTGAGACAGGAAAGGATGGTCGTGAGGAGACATCTTGAGAAATTGAAGCAGTAATGTGATGTCCTCTTGTTAAAAAGGGTGGAGCTGTCCAGACAAAGTGGTGCTGGAAGGACACAGCGGCAGACTCTCTCTCTGTGCGGAAGGGAGTGGCCTGGGCCGACATGCCGGGGAGTGATGGAAAAAGGATGGGAGGGGGTGAGGAATTACGAGCCGCTGTGCGAGTATATAAACCTCCAGGGCTGGTTTGAGGACAGTCTCCGAGCCTCACTACTTTCGTTCTCGTAAGCGATCAGACCAAGACACCAAGCATGAGTCATTCTTCCATGCAATCTTCCACTTCTTATAGGCGCACCTTCGGGAGCCCACACCCTATCTCCATGTCTTCTTACTCCAGCATGGCCTCTCGTCCTTCCGTCGGCGGGGGACGCTACATGCGCTCCGTGTCACCCATGGTGTCCTCCCGCTCCACCACCTACCACCAACAGCGTTCCCGACCCAGTGTCCAGCCCCAACGCCTCACCTATGACAAGGTGGATTTTACCATGGCCGAAGCCATCAACCAGGAGTTCCTCACCACCCGCAGCAACGAGAAGGCCGAGCTTCAGGAGCTCAACGACCGCTTCGCCAGCTTCATCGAGAAGGTGCGCTACCTGGAGCAGCAGAATGGTGCACTGCAGCAGGAGCTGACCCAATACAAAGGTCAGCACCAGCAAGGCCAACCCAACCGGGCCACCGAGATCTTCCAAGACGAGCTGAGGGAGATGCGGCGCCAGATGGACGCCATCGGCAAGGAGAGGGACCAGTACCAACTGGAGAGGGACAACCTGGCTGAGGACCTGGGCCTCCTAAAGCAGAGGTTGGTACCGACTTAGGACACCCAGAATTTTGGTAGATAGCTGACTCAATAGATAAATAGGGCGTGGTCCATCAACAGACTGCTGCGTCATGCTACAGGTCATGAAACGCAAAGGAACAAGATGTAGTTGGTGCTCAAGTATTTTTGGAGCTGTATTAATAATTTAAACACTAAAGTACCCCAAGTTTGACTTCCTCAACCAATATCAACACACCACACCATGTATGTGAATTTTCAATGACATGCATCGTGCTTGCATAGCTGAGAAGATAGTGACCAGACAAAGGGTGGGGTCAGTAGAGGAAATGGATgatgcagggaaaaaaaaaaaaatcaatgtgacTCAGTGACTCCATTAGTTGAGTTTTCACCGTCACTTCGCGCTGATTAAATGGTGCCGGAGACCCCATTAGAAGAAAAGGGCCCCTGTAACCCAACATGAATTAAAGATGAGGGAACCATGTGACACTTTTCAGCTAATCTACTTAATGTTCAGCCTCGGCATGATTTTAGACAAGAGGGATGAAGCGACCATAATCAATCAAATGGAGAGAAAATCCAGAGCtgagcaaactttttttttcaatttacgtGATGTACAGTACCAAGAAGTGACTCATCACAACATTTAGGATTGTAAATATTGATGACAACTTTACATTACAATCCACATGGTTGTCATTTCGACATGCTCACGGGCCATTTTGTAAATTTCTTCAGAGAAATAAAAGATGGGGGAGCATAGTTAACCTTATAAAGAGACATGGTGACCTTATTGAACTGCATTAGTGGAAAAGCACCAGCTGGTGTTCCCACGAGGCATACTTCCAAAAACCTTTTACGGGACAGTGAATCAACAAATTGATCCAGAGTGCCTTTTTCCACTAGCGAATACCCTTTGTGTAAAAAGATTAGTAGCGTGTCTAaagaatgtgcatgtgtgtgtgtgtgtgtgtgtgcatttgtgtgtttctTCTAGGCTGGATGAAGAGGCTCAGAAGAGGGCAGATGCTGAAAATAACCTTTCAGCCTTCCGCAAGGTAAACACAGCTTACTACGTTGAaagacacaaagagatcgatagACAGATATTTTTCATGACttcagtcctggaacttttctgacacttcTGCTAACATCTGAATACCTGAATATGTAGCATCACCTGTTGTGAGATGAAtacatttaatatatatatatcattattttaaaaaaataaataaataaattctttTGTACTGCAGAATGTTTGCCTTTATAGAATATCATGCATAATATGGACGCACACAATGactattttaatttaaaaaaaaaaataggatgtgGACGATGCCACCTTGTCCCGTCTGGAGCTGGAGAGGAAGATCGAGTCCCTAATGGATGAAATTGAATTCCTCAAGAAGATGCACGATGAAGTACGTGCAAATCATACatatgacttctttttttttttttaactcctctGTCCTTGATTATTTAAATGAGCTTTGaacatttgatttcattttgatAATCAGTTACTAAAAATGTGAGTGCTCGTCGTGACATGGCTTAACAATTTCCTTTTTCTTGTTATTTTAGGAAATCCAGGACGTTCAAGTGACCGTGCAGACCCAACAATTGAGGATGGAGACAGTGGACCACGCCACCCGACCTGATCTCACTGGTGCTCTGAGGGACATCAGGGCCCAGTATGAAACCATTGCGACAAAGAACATGCAAGAATCTGAGGATTGGTACAAGTCCAAGGTCGGCAACaacacacatagacacaaaGCACACACTCAAATATGCACTTTAATGATTGTATTGTTATCATCATGTGTGTAGTTTGCAGATTTGACTGAATCTGCCAAGCGCAATGGTGACGCTCTGAAGCAGGCCAAGCAGGAGGCCTCAGAGTCCCGAAGGCAGATCCAGTCCCTGAACTGTGAGATTGATGCATTGAAGAACACGGTGAGGAGAACATTCTATCTTGACCTCAGATGACTGCCCCATATAACTATCACACCGCATGATTCCAGAATGAAGCACTTCTGAGGCAGATGCGTGACATGGAGGATCAGTTTGGTAATGAAATCGCTAGCTACCAAGACAACGTCGGCAGACTGGAGGACGAGATCCGTCACCTGAAGGACGAGATGGCTCGTCACCTCCGGGAGTACCAGGACCTCCTCAATGTCAAGATGGCTCTGGACATTGAAATTGCGACTTATCGTAAACTGCTGGAAGGGGAGGAGAGCAGGTGAACTTGGGCTTGTTTTAGTTTGAATGATATTTAACAGCAAATGAGTGGCCTGAAACTTTGGTTGCATTTCTTCTTCAGGATCACCATGCCTCTCCTCAATATAGGCATGACAAATCACTTTGGTGAACGTggtgagttttgttttttttgttcagaaAGCAGACAATTAAGTTCTCAACTGCAAGATGTTGCTGTTTTTACCACTGTAAATGAAGGTCACAGGGGTTAAACTAATTTATGGACCAAAGCAAACACGGTTAGCAGGGTTAGCGATACTCTGCTTGTAGCATTTCATATAACTCTGAAAAAGTCTGCAACCCTTGTGAGAATTAGAACAATTCACAAAATGGATGGAGAGATATTAACTGCAGTAAATTGTATTTCAGATTTTGAACCCAGACCAGAGAGTGGCACCAAGAAGACTGTCGTGATAAAGACAGTTGAGACTAGAGACGGACAGGTATAGATAATAATATTGTATTCAAAAGAACCTTTTATTTGCAGTGCTCTAACCTGTCAAAACCTGAACGGTATTACCATAATTTTCTCATCAGGTGGTGAAGGAATCCAAGACTGAGAGAGATTCGGGCCACAGTGATAAAGATGACAAGGACAACTGAGAAGAACCTGACTTGATAATGTGAAGGCCTGTGCCATTACAAGAGCTAAAAAgcataagaataaaaaaaaagagtaaaactCCTTAGTGTTTCATTGTCTAGCAAAGAGTAATAAAATGTAGGTGCAAagtgaaataaatacattttgactGGTGTGTCACTTGGTGCTATTGCAGCCACCCAGCTATGTCATCTGTGTGACAAAGCAGAACTGTAACTCGAACAGCATACCAGATGAGGCCTTCATTTGCAGTGCAATCTCATGGCATCCTTTGATGGCCACATTTGTAGCTTGCTATGTGTTTAACAGCAGTGGAAAATAGAATAGCCTCAATTTGCATTATTGCTTTACATACCGTCTTCAGTAAATAGAAAAATCTCCGTCCAGGAGGGCTTTGCTGTCCACATCTATTGACTATAtcgaaaaaaagaagaaaaatgtgaAACATGGGGGAAAAAGtgatgaaaaaaattgtaatgtcCGAGCTTTGAATGGCTGTGTGATTTAACACAATGAAGCGGCACATAATTGCAAATAAATTAACCTTGAGAAAGTCTTACGTTTCTGTCGATTGCTTCATgtgaattttatttcattttgacatttttaattaaaaactgtGAGATTTTACTGTCAAAGTAATATACTGTGCTGTGTAGTACTGTACAGTTTTGTTTAAAATGGGAGTTGAGTAAGCCAGACGCTAGATGGCAGTAATGCGTAACTAATGCTTTCCACTCACTTTGAAAATCCCAAGAAGAACACCACACAATGACAACATTCAACATCCGGTTTTGTTCGCTTCTTGGCGCCAAATTTGCAAAGCTGATGGCAGCTCTTGCTCCTACATTTACTAGTAGTAACTAGGTAACTAGTTTAGCATGACACACTTTTCTTGATAATATTTCTTACATTGTGAAGCTTCGTAGTTGACACCACCAGGGAACGAATTAAACGACTACTACTACGTGAGTAGAAAACTTGTTTTATGCTACGACATGGATGATGTAAACACAGTCCCTTGTCACATTAGGTTCCCAAGCTCGATATTGTAAAAgatctaaaaacctaaaatgaaaTCAGGATTAAGGGCTGTAAAAGTTCCCTCTCACCTTTGACTAAAACTGTccgatattttttaaatatggtacAGAATACCTGATAGTTTTATTTCAGCGTGTGTTCCTAATGATGTGGTGAATGTCAATAACACTGTTGGTGCATATGACTATGATTTCTAATTATAAAAATTTGCCTATCATCAAGAAACAaagttcattttattttcactcaGTAGAACGTTTTGACCATTATTCTCTTTCTTTATGTGTTCTTGCAGAAGGCGTTATTCAGGATGAATTGTGAGATTCTGGCAACATGCAGTGCTCTTGGGTACCTGGAGGGGGACACGTATCACAAAGAAGCTGATTGCTTAGGTGAATGGATTGGATTTTATAATACATTCTTGTGCTTCATCACTATGTGTAACAACTGTGAACATGTTTACTCTGTCCCAGAGAGTGTGAAAGACTTGATCAGGTACTTGCGTTATGAAGATGACACCCGTGATGTCAGGCAGCAGCTGGGTGAAGGCCACATCGTAGAACATGACCTTCTGCCTATTATCATTCAACATGGGCATGACAAGGCCTTGTTTGATTCCTGCATACGGTAAACACCCCAGGATGAAACTTGTAATGCATTAAATATATTGCTTTTGTGATAGTCAAAACTTGTTGAGCAGCATGATAACTCAAATTATCATATGTTTTTATCACAGGCTAATGGTCAATCTAACGCAACCTGCTATGCTCTGCTTTGGGAAGGTTCCTGACGATGCCGTGTTTAGACACCACTTTTTGCAAGTGACCTCTCATTTACAAGCCTACAAAGAGGTACTGCTTGTATATATTTTGTGAGGTTATATTTTCCCATTTGTGTCTGTATCCTTCAAGGGTGATTGTAAATAAGCTTTTTGCATCATACTTTGTAGGTGTTGGACAAAAAGTGAAACTTGACACTTAAAAATGACAATAACCTGAAATAGATTACATTAAAGTGGCAAATGCACTGATCAAATCACAATTATCTGACAATGTTTGTCTTTCCTTTATTTTAATTGTAGGCATTTGCTACTGAGAAGGTGTTTGGCATTTTAAGTGAGACATTGTACAATCTATTACAAATGGTAAGTGAATGTTTTTTGATAACATGCCAGCTTGTATTCAGTATTGATTTTTCCTCTCATTCTGCTAATGTGCTTCCCTCTCAGGAATGGGAGCAGAGGCAGGAAGAAGACAACCTTCTGATTGAGCGAATTCTGCTGCTGGTTCGGAATGTGCTTCATGTACCCGCAGACCCTTTGGAAGAGAAGGTTAATATGCTTTTGTAGTTTGATTGGATGAATCAGTTGCATCAAGAGGTAAAATGTCCTGCTATGATTCAGTTTTTGGAAGTTACATTGATGTTCTGTACATTTTAAAAAccttaaataaaaatatgaatcaATTAGCAGTAAATGTTTCCATCGACACATTTGAAATTTTTTCTCATCAAGGAAAAGCATGACTGCAATTTTCCACCCATTATTTTGTGTCTCATGTATATTATCCTAATACAGAAAGTCGATGATGATGCCAGCGTGCACGACAGGCTGCTCTGGGCCATTCACATGAGCGGTTTCGATGACCTGGTCAAGTTCTTGGCGTCGGCCCAGAGTGAGCAGCAGTGGAGTATGCATGTGTTGGAAATCATCTCCCTCATGTTCAGAGACCAGGTTAAGACAAATAATCATTTTCAATGCGCAATGCATCGAGATTGATAACTGTGTGGTGTTTAAGCTTTGTTCTGGTGTGGCGCAGACGCCGGACACCTTGGTGAGTGCAGGGCACGCTCGCTCGGCCGAGGAGAAGCAGAGAGACATTTCGGAGCTGGAGGGGCTGAGGCAGAGGGAACAGGCAGAGAAACGTTCTCGCACACTGCAAAGAGGAACCAGGTACGTAATATGAGAGGATCTTCAAAGCGCATTAGATTTATTTTgtgcaaatattttgtttttcgtCAGACATTCACGCTTCGGAGGGTCTTTTGTTGTGAAAGGACTCAAagcaatcggagacaatgatatGATTTATCacagaaatgtcaacaaagtAAGTATTGTAAAGTGATTTACCAAACAATGTTTTTAAAGCTCACTTATCTGTTTCCTCCCTTTAATTCATAGTTCAAAAACTACACTCACGACATGGGTAAAGCTGTGCGGCGCGTTCCCAGGCGCAATCAACAGGCCCGCGAATGCATGGACAAACGGCGATCGGCTCTAAATGTTCGACTCTTCCTGCGAGAGTTTTGTGTGGATTTCTTAGAGAACTGCTACAATCGCCTCATGTACATTGTCAAGGTCAGCAGCCACAATATTTTTACCATCAAAGTTGACAATTAACTTTATTTTGTCCCCTAAAGTATTTTATTGAATAAGCGGCAGCTCTTTATGATTCATTGATGATACATAATCTTCATTTTCTTTATCCCATTCATGTTGATAATTTAACTTGACATTCTGTTGTCTTGCCTCCCCCCTCTCCAGGAAAACCTGATCCGGGAGCAATCTCAGGAGCACGATGAGACCTACTACCTGTGGGCGCTTAGCTTCTTCATGGCCTTCAACCGTGGCAACAATTTCCGAGCTGATTTAGTTTCCGAAACAATGTCCACCCGGACTTTCCATTTTATCGAGACCAACATCACCAATTACTATGAAATGATTTTGGCTGACCGCAAAGAGGCCACGTCCTGGTCACGCAGGCAAGAGGGGTGTTTGGAAGCAGGGTTATTACTAAATTGCTAAAAATATGTCCGTTCATATTTTATTCCACCTTGTTTTTGTTAGGATGCACCTGGCGCTGAAGGCATATCAGGAGCTGCTGATGACTGTGAACGAAATGGACCGATCTGAGGACGAAAGCATCCGCCACAGTGCCAATGTTATCAAAAGTAATGCaatattaaataaattgaaTGCTGTTCTGGCAGCCAATCAAAATGGAGCATTTTCATTGTACAGAAAGAGTCAGCACTTGTATTGTTATTCCTCTGAATTTATAAATCATTAGAATTATTGACAAATCGTTTTCCCTTCTCACCTTGTAGGTAACATTTTCTACCTAATGGAATACAGGGAGATATTCCTGACTCTGCTGAGAAAGTATGACGGAACCAAACAGCCACAGTCCTACCTTAAAGACTTGGTGGAGTCAACGCATCTCTTCCTACGTATGTTGGAGCGCTTCTGCAAAGGTCGTAGGAGCTTAGTTGTGCAAGTATGTACAAGTTATATGTAGATGAATGTTTCTCCTTCAATGCTGGCCAGAAAAACTCTAGATGTGGTTAATTTTACAGAAAAAGCGAGTGAAGCGTAAAAAGtccaaaaagaacaaaaaacagcCCGATGTAGAAAGGACCCCAGAAGCTCTGGCGGATACTTGGAAGGTTGTGGAGGAACAACTCAAGGGTGTAAATTTTCAGGTCAGTGTAATTATCTGtaatagaaaagaaaaatgataaAATGAAGCATTGGGACACTACCAAAGAAGAACAGAAATGGCATCGTGTCATTTTTCTGGCTCGTCTGCAGCTGTCAGAATCTTTAACTGAGCACATCGTGCCTTTCGACGCCACATCGGAAACTCCTCTGGAGGAGCAACGGACTGAGGCTATGGTGCGGGTGCAGGATTCTTTGCAAGCTCAATTGGGACCAGAATCTTTAGCGCTGCTGAGAGCTGCCAGGTAAGTTTTCATACTCAGCACCTTTAGCGTCTAGAATCATTCCAAAACTTAAGATATCAAATAAATGACTGCATTCAGGGAAGTATGGCCCGAGGGAGACGTGTTTGGCTCGAGCGATGTGGACCCTGAAGAAGAACTTGAGCTCCTCAAGCAGATCTTGCATGCAGAGTTGCCAAGTATGCACGCAGCGTACTTACATGACATCTGAGTATCGCACCATCTGGATGCAGGATTCACTTTTGATTTCAGGGTCGGCCCCTCCTCCTGAGACTCAAATGGAAGAGGATGATGAGGACGATGGTGCGGATCTAGAAGAGGACGAAGAGTTGGAGGCAGTCCAGGTTTCGGAAACTGAGTTCAAATTTCTGGACTTTGTCAAGAAGTGAGGCAGTAACGTTTGCACCTTTTGCCTTTCAAATCAGATCCTACTTTgacagttgatttttttttttttttacaggtttGCCAACCCCAACATTGTGCGGCCATACCTGCATTTACTGAAATCCTACTCCAAAAACACACCTCACACAAACCACTGCATTGTTCGAATGCTTCACCGTGTGGCATTTGATCTCAAAATGGACGCTTTGCTATATCAGCTGTCAGTCTTCCATCTCTTCAATAAGATCCTGTGTGACCCAGCAGCCTCTGCTTACAAGGTTGGTTCATAAACTAAAGACAGTGATGAGGCCCATGAGCTCAACTTCTTTCTGTCATCCACAGGAGCTGGTCAC contains the following coding sequences:
- the prph gene encoding peripherin, coding for MSHSSMQSSTSYRRTFGSPHPISMSSYSSMASRPSVGGGRYMRSVSPMVSSRSTTYHQQRSRPSVQPQRLTYDKVDFTMAEAINQEFLTTRSNEKAELQELNDRFASFIEKVRYLEQQNGALQQELTQYKGQHQQGQPNRATEIFQDELREMRRQMDAIGKERDQYQLERDNLAEDLGLLKQRLDEEAQKRADAENNLSAFRKDVDDATLSRLELERKIESLMDEIEFLKKMHDEEIQDVQVTVQTQQLRMETVDHATRPDLTGALRDIRAQYETIATKNMQESEDWYKSKFADLTESAKRNGDALKQAKQEASESRRQIQSLNCEIDALKNTNEALLRQMRDMEDQFGNEIASYQDNVGRLEDEIRHLKDEMARHLREYQDLLNVKMALDIEIATYRKLLEGEESRITMPLLNIGMTNHFGERDFEPRPESGTKKTVVIKTVETRDGQVVKESKTERDSGHSDKDDKDN
- the timeless gene encoding protein timeless homolog, with amino-acid sequence MNCEILATCSALGYLEGDTYHKEADCLESVKDLIRYLRYEDDTRDVRQQLGEGHIVEHDLLPIIIQHGHDKALFDSCIRLMVNLTQPAMLCFGKVPDDAVFRHHFLQVTSHLQAYKEAFATEKVFGILSETLYNLLQMEWEQRQEEDNLLIERILLLVRNVLHVPADPLEEKKVDDDASVHDRLLWAIHMSGFDDLVKFLASAQSEQQWSMHVLEIISLMFRDQTPDTLVSAGHARSAEEKQRDISELEGLRQREQAEKRSRTLQRGTRHSRFGGSFVVKGLKAIGDNDMIYHRNVNKFKNYTHDMGKAVRRVPRRNQQARECMDKRRSALNVRLFLREFCVDFLENCYNRLMYIVKENLIREQSQEHDETYYLWALSFFMAFNRGNNFRADLVSETMSTRTFHFIETNITNYYEMILADRKEATSWSRRMHLALKAYQELLMTVNEMDRSEDESIRHSANVIKSNIFYLMEYREIFLTLLRKYDGTKQPQSYLKDLVESTHLFLRMLERFCKGRRSLVVQKKRVKRKKSKKNKKQPDVERTPEALADTWKVVEEQLKGVNFQLSESLTEHIVPFDATSETPLEEQRTEAMVRVQDSLQAQLGPESLALLRAAREVWPEGDVFGSSDVDPEEELELLKQILHAELPRSAPPPETQMEEDDEDDGADLEEDEELEAVQVSETEFKFLDFVKKFANPNIVRPYLHLLKSYSKNTPHTNHCIVRMLHRVAFDLKMDALLYQLSVFHLFNKILCDPAASAYKELVTFAKYVLNRFFSLAATNNKAYIELLFWKNVGAVREMTEGYSKDGAEKMPAWTEEEEEELRNLYEEHRHSEDPDIVETLLPLLSNSTRTRKQVVIQMVRLGLVDSAKELKKPKKGTGIVLWTEDQEVELQMLYEEYKDSDDVLGNIFKKLTAKRSRARVVDKLLSLGLVSERRELYKKRSRSARPKSSGTQMSEEDFLAELTQNLPDDPQEQDEDESEESEEEDEPEMQERRNSGSSRSQSVASNVERRADVGAIVTRLHDEGMSEALAWLQRCLDRAAKGREDDGFSQATPLVPLTEACEDAMENKTFHKLLRKLGMRPPANEQETFWRIPEKISPSQLHSAAASLSPNHDESEEVLTEDNGLPEEPREEKKEVSGSQRADALRALLSARKRKLHSSKDEAPDMDLASSEDADSSFERPKEKTTKRSRVLDGDEEEEEEEQDDSSISVMDMNRNADADSDEEDISAPVKRRRKMVIIDEDDED